Genomic DNA from Hypanus sabinus isolate sHypSab1 unplaced genomic scaffold, sHypSab1.hap1 scaffold_1932, whole genome shotgun sequence:
taaatgttcctgaacctggtggtgtgggtcctgaggctcctgtacctccttcctgatggttgaagcgtaataactgttcctgaacatggtggtgtgggtcctgaggttcctgtacctccttcctgatggttgagggggtaataactgttcctgaacctcatggtgtgggtcctgaggctcctgtacctccttcctgatagatgagggggtaataactgttcctgaacctggtggtgtgggacctgaggctcctgtacctctttcctgatggttgaggggtaataactgttcctgaacctggtggtgtgggtcctgaggctcctgtacctcctcctgatggttgaagcgtaataactgttcctgaacctggtggtgtgggtcctgaggctcctgtacctccttcctgatggttgaggggtaatagctgttcctgaacctggtggtgtgggtcctgaggctcctgtacctccttcctgatggttgaggggtaatagctgttcctgaacctggtggtgtgggacctgaggctcctgtacctctttcctgatggttgaggggtaataactgttcctgaacctggtggtgtgggtcctgaggctcctgtacctccttcctgatggttgaggggtaatagctgttcctgaacctggtggtgtgggtcctgaggctcctgtacctccttcctgatggttgaggggtaatagctgttcctgaacctggtggtgtgggtcctgaggctcctgtacctcctcctgatggttgagggggtaataactgttcctgaacctggtggtgtgggtcctgaggctcctgtacctccttcctgatggttgaggggttataactgtccctgaacctggtggtgtgggtcctgaggctcctgtacctccttcctgatggttgaggggtaagaactgttcctgaacctggtggtgtgggtcctgaggctcctgtacctcctcctgatggttgaggggtaataactgttcctgaacctggtggtgtgggtcctgaggttcctgtacctccttcctgatggttgaggggttataactgtccctgaacctggtggtgtgggtcctgaggctcctgtacctccttcctgatggttgaggggttataactgtccctgaacctggtggtgtgggtcctgaggctccggtacctccttcctgatggttgagggggtaagaactgttcctgaacctggtggtgtgggtcctgaggctcctgtacctccttcctgatggttgaagcgtaataactgttcctgaacatggtggtatgggtcctgaggttcctgtacctccttcctgatggttgagggggtaataactgttcctgaacctcatggtgtgggtcctgaggctcctgtacctccttcctgatagttgagggggtaataactgttcctgaacctggtggtgtgggtcctgaggctcctgtgccttcttcctgatggttgaggggtaataattgttcctgaacctggtggtgtgggccctgaggttcctgtacctccttcctgatggttgagggggtaataactgtcctgaacctggtggtgtgtgtcctgaggctcctgtgccttcttcctgatggttgaggggtaataattgttcctgaacctggtggtgtgggccctgaggttcctgatggttgagggggtaataaatgttcctgaacctggtggtgtgggtcctgaggctcctgtacctccttcctgatggttgaagcgtaataactgttcctgaacatggtggtgtgggtcctgaggttactgtacctccttcctgatggttgagggggtaataactgttcctgaacctcatggtgtgggtcctgaggctcctgtacctccttcctgatagttgagggggtaataactgttcctgaacctggtggtgtgggacctgaggctcctgtacctctttcctgatggttgaggggtaataactgttcctgaacctggaggtgtgggtcctgaggctcctgtacctcctcctgatggttgaagcgtaataactgttcctgaacctggtggtgtgggtcctgaggctcctgtacctccttcctgatggttgaggggtaataactgttcctgaacctggtggtgtgggtcctgaggctcctgtaccttcttcctgatggttatggggtaataactgtccctgaacctggtggtgtgggacctgaggctcctgtaccttcttcctgatggttatggggtaataactgtccctgaacctggtggtgtgggtcctgaggctcctgtaccttcttcctgatggttatggggtaataactgtccctgaacctggtggtgtgggtcctgaggctcctgtaccttcttcctgatggttatggggtaataactgtccctgaacctggtggtgtgggtcctgaggctcctgtaccttcttcctgatggttatggggtaataactgtccctgaacctggtgttgtgggacctgaggttcctgatggttgagggggtaataaatgttcctgaacctggtggtgtgggtcctgaggctcctgtacctccttcctgatggttgaagcgtaataactgttcctgaacatggtggtgtgggtcctgaggttcctgtacctccttcctgatggttgagggggtaataactgttcctgaacctcatggtgtgggtcctgaggctcctgtacctccttcctgatagttgagggggtaatgactgttcctgaacctggtggtgtgggtcctgaggctcctgtgccttcttcctgatggttgaggggtaataattgttcctgaacctggtggtgtgggccctgaggttcctgtacctccttcctgatggttgagggggtaataactgtcctgaacctggtggtgtgtgtcctgaggctcctgtgccttcttcctgatggttgaggggtaataattgttcctgaacctggtggtgtgggccctgaggttcctgtacctccttcctgatggttgagggggtaataactgttcctgaacctggtggtgtgggtcctgaggctcctgtacctcctcctgatggttgagggggtaataaatgttcctgaacctggtggtgtgggtcctgaggctcctgtacctccttcctgatggttgaagcgtaataactgttcctgaacatggtggtgtgggtcctgaggttcctgtacctccttcctgatggttgagggggtaataactgttcctgaacctcatggtgtgggtcctgaggctcctgtacctccttcctgatagatgagggggtaataactgttcctgaacctggtggtgtgggacctgaggctcctgtacctctttcctgatggttgaggggtaataactgttcctgaacctggtggtgtgggtcctgaggctcctgtacctcctcctgatggttgaagcgtaataactgttcctgaacctggtggtgtgggtcctgaggctcctgtacctccttcctgatggttgaggggtaatagctgttcctgaacctggtggtgtgggtcctgaggctcctgtacctccttcctgatggttgaggggtaatagctgttcctgaacctggtggtgtgggacctgaggctcctgtacctctttcctgatggttgaggggtaataactgttcctgaacctggtggtgtgggtcctgaggctcctgtacctccttcctgatggttgaggggtaatagctgttcctgaacctggtggtgtgggtcctgaggctcctgtacctccttcctgatggttgaggggtaatagctgttcctgaacctggtggtgtgggtcctgaggctcctgtacctcctcctgatggttgagggggtaataactgttcctgaacctggtggtgtgggtcctgaggctcctgtacctccttcctgatggttgaggggttataactgtccctgaacctggtggtgtgtgtcctgagtctcctgtacctccttcctgatggttgagggggtaagaactgttcctgaacctggtggtgtgggtcctgaggctcctgtacctcctcctgatggttgaggggtaataactgttcctgaacctggtggtgtgggtcctgaggttcctgtacctccttcctgatggttgaggggttataactgtccctgaacctggtggtgtgggtcctgaggctcctgtacctccttcctgatggttgaggggttataactgtccctgaacctggtggtgtgggtcctgaggctccggtacctccttcctgatggttgagggggtaagaactgttcctgaacctggtggtgtgggtcctgaggctcctgtacctccttcctgatggttgaagcgtaataactgttcctgaacatggtggtatgggtcctgaggttcctgtacctccttcctgatggttgagggggtaataactgttcctgaacctcatggtgtgggtcctgaggctcctgtacctccttcctgatagttgagggggtaataactgttcctgaacctggtggtgtgggtcctgaggctcctgtgccttcttcctgatggttgaggggtaataattgttcctgaacctggtggtgtgggccctgaggttcctgtacctccttcctgatggttgagggggtaataactgtcctgaacctggtggtgtgtgtcctgaggctcctgtgccttcttcctgatggttgaggggtaataattgttcctgaacctggtggtgtgggccctgaggttcctgatggttgagggggtaataaatgttcctgaacctggtggtgtgggtcctgaggctcctgtacctccttcctgatggttgaagcgtaataactgttcctgaacatggtggtgtgggtcctgaggttactgtacctccttcctgatggttgagggggtaataactgttcctgaacctcatggtgtgggtcctgaggctcctgtacctccttcctgatagttgagggggtaataactgttcctgaacctggtggtgtgggacctgaggctcctgtacctctttcctgatggttgaggggtaataactgttcctgaacctggaggtgtgggtcctgaggctcctgtacctcctcctgatggttgaagcgtaataactgttcctgaacctggtggtgtgggtcctgaggctcctgtacctccttcctgatggttgaggggtaataactgttcctgaacctggtggtgtgggtcctgaggctcctgtaccttcttcctgatggttatggggtaataactgtccctgaacctggtggtgtgggacctgaggctcctgtaccttcttcctgatggttatggggtaataactgtccctgaacctggtggtgtgggtcctgaggctcctgtaccttcttcctgatggttatggggtaataactgtccctgaacctggtggtgtgggtcctgaggctcctgtaccttcttcctgatggttatggggtaataactgtccctgaacctggtggtgtgggtcctgaggctcctgtaccttcttcctgatggttatggggtaataactgtccctgaacctggtgttgtgggacctgaggctcctgtacctccttcctgatggcagcagtgagaagagcgcggcttgggtggtgaggatctctgacgatggacgctgcttttctatggcGATGTTttacgtagatgtgctcagtggttgggaggtttttacccgtgatgtactgggccgagtcCACttcctttttgtaggattttcctctcaaaggcattggtgttcccgtaGCAGTCGGCCCACATTCTGCCACGCATCTGTAGAAACGTGCCAAGCTCTTCGGTGACCTGGCCAATCCTCTGAGACTGCCGTGCTTTCTGCTCCATCACCATGGGGCCAGGGCAGGCGGAGAACTTAAACGTCACTGCTCCCCTTCACAGTCGCCTCCCCGATCTCGTCCCCAACCCCTTTCCGTGCAGAGTTCGTGCCTGGGCGAGCGGGGCAGGTCTTTCTGAGGGactcaccctccccgtctccccccACCCTCAGGAGAACCCCTGGGGAACCTTCCTCGGAACGTGGCAGATGCCTCGCCGCATCCCGCAGCCCCGGCCCAACCTGACGGCCCGGAACAGCGCCGGCGCGGCCCGGCTCATCAGCCAGGTGGAGTCCTCTCCGCTGTACAAAGCCAGCAACGGATTCGGACTGCAGGCGGCCTTCCCGGTAGGAGCCgacggcggggtggggggggggggggcggtgcgcCGCGCTGTGGGACGGGCGGACCAGGGGGACGCTGtgcggtgtgtgtgtctgtgggggggggTGCAACTAGAGAAGGTCTGTGAGC
This window encodes:
- the LOC132387517 gene encoding uncharacterized protein LOC132387517 isoform X2 is translated as MRFRNSYYPLNHQEGGTVTSGPTPPCSGTVITLQPSGRRYRSLRTHTTRFRNIYYPLNHQEPQGPHHQVQEQLLPLNHQEEGTGASGHTPPGSGQLLPPQPSGRRYRNLRAHTTRFRNNYYPSTIRKKAQEPQDPHHQVQEQLLPPQLSGRRYRSLRTHTMRFRNSYYPLNHQEGGTGTSGPIPPCSGTVITLQPSGRRYRSLRTHTTRFRNSSYPLNHQEGGTGASGPTPPGSGTVITPQPSGRRYRSLRTHTTRFRDSYNPSTIRKEVQEPQDPHHQVQEQLLPLNHQEEVQEPQDPHHQVQEQFLPLNHQEGGTGASGPTPPGSGTVITPQPSGRRYRSLRTHTTRFRNSYYPLNHQEEVQEPQDPHHQVQEQLLPLNHQEGGTGASGPTPPGSGTAITPQPSGRRYRSLRTHTTRFRNSYYPSTIRKEVQEPQVPHHQVQEQLLPLNHQEGGTGASGPTPPGSGTAITPQPSGRRYRSLRTHTTRFRNSYYASTIRRRYRSLRTHTTRFRNSYYPSTIRKEVQEPQVPHHQVQEQLLPPHLSGRRYRSLRTHTMRFRNSYYPLNHQEGGTGTSGPTPPCSGTVITLQPSGRRYRSLRTHTTRFRNIYYPLNHQEEVQEPQDPHHQVQEQLLPPQPSGRRYRNLRAHTTRFRNNYYPSTIRKKAQEPQDTHHQVQDSYYPLNHQEGGTGTSGPTPPGSGTIITPQPSGRRHRSLRTHTTRFRNSHYPLNYQEGGTGASGPTP
- the LOC132387517 gene encoding mucin-2-like isoform X3, producing the protein MRFRNSYYPLNHQEGGTVTSGPTPPCSGTVITLQPSGRRYRSLRTHTTRFRNIYYPLNHQEPQGPHHQVQEQLLPLNHQEEGTGASGHTPPGSGQLLPPQPSGRRYRNLRAHTTRFRNNYYPSTIRKKAQEPQDPHHQVQEQLLPPQLSGRRYRSLRTHTMRFRNSYYPLNHQEGGTGTSGPIPPCSGTVITLQPSGRRYRSLRTHTTRFRNSSYPLNHQEGGTGASGPTPPGSGTVITPQPSGRRYRSLRTHTTRFRDSYNPSTIRKEVQEPQDPHHQVQEQLLPLNHQEEVQEPQDPHHQVQEQFLPPQPSGRRYRRLRTHTTRFRDSYNPSTIRKEVQEPQDPHHQVQEQLLPPQPSGGGTGASGPTPPGSGTAITPQPSGRRYRSLRTHTTRFRNSYYPSTIRKEVQEPQDPHHQVQEQLLPLNHQERGTGASGPTPPGSGTAITPQPSGRRYRSLRTHTTRFRNSYYPSTIRKEVQEPQDPHHQVQEQLLRFNHQEEVQEPQDPHHQVQEPQDPHHQVQEQLLPLNHQEGGTGASGPTPPGSGTVITLQPSGGGTGASGPTPPGSGTVITPQPSGKRYRSLRSHTTRFRNSYYPLNYQEGGTGASGPTP
- the LOC132387517 gene encoding putative uncharacterized protein DDB_G0291608 isoform X1 is translated as MRFRNSYYPLNHQEGGTVTSGPTPPCSGTVITLQPSGRRYRSLRTHTTRFRNIYYPLNHQEPQGPHHQVQEQLLPLNHQEEGTGASGHTPPGSGQLLPPQPSGRRYRNLRAHTTRFRNNYYPSTIRKKAQEPQDPHHQVQEQLLPPQLSGRRYRSLRTHTMRFRNSYYPLNHQEGGTGTSGPIPPCSGTVITLQPSGRRYRSLRTHTTRFRNSSYPLNHQEGGTGASGPTPPGSGTVITPQPSGRRYRSLRTHTTRFRDSYNPSTIRKEVQEPQDPHHQVQEQLLPLNHQEEVQEPQDPHHQVQEQFLPPQPSGRRYRRLRTHTTRFRDSYNPSTIRKEVQEPQDPHHQVQEQLLPPQPSGGGTGASGPTPPGSGTAITPQPSGRRYRSLRTHTTRFRNSYYPSTIRKEVQEPQDPHHQVQEQLLPLNHQERGTGASGPTPPGSGTAITPQPSGRRYRSLRTHTTRFRNSYYPSTIRKEVQEPQDPHHQVQEQLLRFNHQEEVQEPQDPHHQVQEQLLPLNHQERGTGASGPTPPGSGTVITPSSIRKEVQEPQDPHHEVQEQLLPPQPSGRRYRNLRTHTTMFRNSYYASTIRKEVQEPQDPHHQVQEHLLPPQPSGGGTGASGPTPPGSGTVITPSTIRKEVQEPQGPHHQVQEQLLPLNHQEEGTGASGHTPPGSGQLLPPQPSGRRYRNLRAHTTRFRNNYYPSTIRKKAQEPQDPHHQVQEQSLPPQLSGRRYRSLRTHTMRFRNSYYPLNHQEGGTGTSGPTPPCSGTVITLQPSGRRYRSLRTHTTRFRNIYYPLNHQEPQVPQHQVQGQLLPHNHQEEGTGASGPTPPGSGTVITP
- the LOC132387518 gene encoding protein Flattop-like, producing the protein MGPGQAENLNVTAPLHSRLPDLVPNPFPCRVRAWASGAGLSEGLTLPVSPHPQENPWGTFLGTWQMPRRIPQPRPNLTARNSAGAARLISQVESSPLYKASNGFGLQAAFPHCVEQVPEETFEEHCARTQDTPALPSRLSDQEEGTGDPTPTGTPPAQVLPSPPGTRGIGRVATPGATGRALASPEAPQGSPDPALQCRSPLIG